The following proteins come from a genomic window of Hydractinia symbiolongicarpus strain clone_291-10 chromosome 2, HSymV2.1, whole genome shotgun sequence:
- the LOC130629533 gene encoding uncharacterized protein LOC130629533: MKAEGNEALEVGWQFLSTNYGTRNRGPVCRPFSPCELTEACVDTCLEDDQVGYQCIPNQFQKIPTLSMAAFPIHSSYPLKNLQDGHDSTYAGTFHDSTSHFRLDFGMVKFI, translated from the exons ATGAAAGCTGAAGGAAATGAAGCATTAGAAGTTGGATGGCAATTTTTGTCAACAAATTATGGAACGAGAAAT AGGGGACCTGTTTGTCGACCATTCAGTCCATGCGAACTTACAGAAGCATGTGTTGATACCTGCCTTGAAGACGATCAAGTAGGATACCAGTGCATAC ccaatcagtttcaaaaaatacctaCTTTGTCTATGGCAGCATTTCCGATTCATTCTTCATACCCATTAAAGAACCTGCAAGATGGGCATGATAGTACGTACGCTGGAACTTTCCATGACAGCACAAGTCACTTTAGACTTGACTTCGGTATGGTAAAATTCATTTGA